Part of the Anopheles gambiae chromosome 3, idAnoGambNW_F1_1, whole genome shotgun sequence genome is shown below.
GGTTGTATCTACTATCAGATTAGAGCTTGCTTGCGTTAGCAGGTACTTCCTTGTATGGACGCAGCTTGTTAGTGGCTTTAGTTCGCTAAGCTATTCTCTTTGAGGTCTGTATTTGGTTGATCTGAGTTTGAAGCGGGTGTGAATTATTCATGTTTCCTACTTTTTGGCATCCaaatgtatgtgttttttctaGAAATTGAGctaatattgatttttgtaataTAAAATGCTCCACTGTTTTCATCTTGTTTAAATGTCTTTAACAATTCCTTAAAATCCTATAAAAATCTCACTCTGACACCTTAGCAACACTCACGATCTCGCACGACCTGGACCGTACCGTCACATACACAAAACGTCCATTGTTTCTACTACTAATGACGGCATACCAAAGCTCTCATACTCATACAATTACCAATTCACTTCGATTCGAATCGAACCAATCGTGCGCCAATCGTGTGTCTGGGATCAGTTTTTGTGCTCCAACCGCTCGTGTCGATTTGTTTCGAATGCCTCCGTTGCAAACGGCACGGGAATGTGTTGCCGCTCTAGCCACAACAGACAAGCTGCATTTGAACGCACCCTGCCCTGCTCCTGGACTGCAGTTTAATGCAAATTTAACGGCTCTCAAACACTGCAATTGAAACTGAACGGCGCGTGATCGTTTACGAACGCCCTGGCCTGTGTGGCGTGTGTATTGGCCAGAGAAATCTTCAATTGTTTACGATTCCGCGTACGTAATGTTAAGATGCTGAGATGAATTTCTaacgaaaaagcaaaacacatcACTTGGGTTCACTGTACACTTTAAGCACACGCACTTGAATGCAGCTTATATAGCACGAGCCCGCTCTTCTCAAGCGAAACTGATGCATTGGATCTTCTCATCTAGTTGGCCATCTAGAGACAATCTCAACCAGTTGGCCACGACAGTAAGACACCTTTGCAGTATTTGCCGATGTATATCTGCACAAATCACATGATGGACAGAATTGGCACTGGTTCGCCAATACTGTCCCCAGTAGCATTGCGCGCTTATCACTGCTTATCGGACACTGAACATCTTGGAGGGACCTTCACAACCTTCTAgtttcaccaccaccgcttgGGACGCTTGAGCAACACACTGCTTCAAAGACACGCACCGGCCACTACGCAGGACACTAAGAACACTTCACACATTCTTATCAAGCTTCTGCACAAAACATTTGTAATGTATTGTGAAACAGCATTTTATGACACccgaaaaaacacaaactctGGGCACGGAAATGTATCAAACAACAAGCTAACGCTACTACCGCTTTCGAGTGTACACGGTTGGGCACAGAATGATGCGGCAGCGCGGTTTGGTGCGTTACCTGTCACGACGACCTCACATGCACGCGGCGATGACAGCTGTGGTGCGCGTGTGGCTCATTGGCGCGTCCGAACCGGTACTGCGTTCTGGGCGGCGATCGTGGGGAACGCTTAAGTCGCTGGGAGTGTGCGCACAAGTCTCACCCTCCCGACAGCCGGTGACGTCATGAAGTTATCGTGAGGGTGTGCTGAAATCGTGCTGGGCtaacacgttgatgtttgagCTCGGTTAGAGTGACTGAGCGTAGGATagatttcattgtttttttggtaattTGAGTAAAATTCACAAAGACTTTCTACGacatttgtaaaaaaaaaatttatataaTGTACATTTATATAATTGCCGTAAAATATGCAATCTGTGGATCAACATGTACTAGTACTTCCTCACACTTTTCAATCCATTCACGTGCCAGTAAAAACCGCCCATTGTGTTTGACCAGCAACACCCGCAATGAGCAAACGTACCTCTTCTAACCAACACCCTTCAAACCTTCCACACTTGCTTATCATCAACCCTTAGCACACCTTCGACCACCACGCTGCACCACGCAGCTGTGTTGGCCACCACAACGCGCAACGGTGTCACTTTCTTTTGACTCGCATTACCCTCCACCCTGCGCAACCTTCAGCGCTTGCGCTTAGGAATGCAAATATTTGAACCATCGCGTACCGCGTATGCGCAAAGCTCGCTTTAGTGCGCGGGAGATTGCGTTCTTCGGCGACGGCAGCAGTTTTTGAGCTGcttttttggaatgttttgaAACCTGTCGCGCGCCAGTAAGAACACGGAACGGCAGTCCGGGTTTAATCGTACGGGAAGTGATGGAATGTAAAGAATGTGCTGCGTTGGGTACGAAgaatttgtggatttttttgtagtttaaGTGTCAGAGGCAGAACCTTACATGATTGCTGGTACGATAACGTGACGTTTATCAGCGACATAGTTTGTCATCAATCAGTGATAACTACAGATCATCTTTCTGTAGAAGGTTTATCACATTCTCGTCTATAAAAAGACATCAAAGACACAATTTTGAATTCCTTGTGTTATCTTTCgtcattttaaatatttattatccAATCTATATACTCTACCGGCAGCAgctacacatacaaaaaaacattccttCTCTAAACAATACTCAATAGCACTCACATGGCCTGTCATTTTGTCTACTTTCAGTCACATTTGGAATATCTACACTACATAACCTTAAAATTGTATACTTTTTTCAGTACAGAGCACTTGAGTGTTTCCTCTATGGCTGACTATGGTCTGTTTCTCCCGTGTACGGTATATCTTCGTTTTATGACACAGTATGTTACAAGGCTACACGGTTAACCAAGCTCCAAGCTTTCTATATACAACAACAATACCTCAGTAAGCCTCAAAGCTAACAGCCCCATTACAAAGCGTACACATATACGCACcaactctcacacacacactctttacGCGTACTtgagtttgtttgcatttacaTCCGGAAAGAAGGTACCGGCCGTTTTGACCAGTGATACAGAATCGCGCGACTGTTGTAGGGCTGCACCAGCGGTGATCATCGAAGAAGATCCAACACCTCCAATGCGAGCTGATGACGAAGAACCTTCCGGTGGTGGTTCCGGGCCGGGAAAAGCGCTCTGACTACGGTAATCCAACAGCGCTGGCTGACCGGTGTGAAGCGCTGGCGGAAACGCGAGCAAAGGTTTCTCCAGCGCGGCACGATCACCGCGACATTCGTGGTTCTTGATGTCCGCGAACGTTTCGAACAGCTTCTGGCAGACGACACACTTTAGGTGATTGCGAGACTAAGGAGAAGAGATTCAAGAAGAGATGATTAGAGAGATTCAGTACCCAACCAAAGACCCCTACAAACCTTCTCCGGTGGGTTTAGTTCAGCGTTCTGCATCATGGAAGGTTCCTGATTAACCTCCCGCATATGACGCTCCAGCAATTGGGAAAAGTTGCCAAAGATTGATGCCGAATCCAGCCCGCTCAGATGCGCCGCTCCCAAGAAGCTGGATCCACCTGCCCCCACGTACTGTTGTGGATGAGTTTTAGGAGCAATTCCACCGGCAGAAGGACCTGTCCGACCCGTCTCCAGCCCTCCATTCCGTTCCATCTCGGCAACCGTCGTACCAGGCACACCGTGAGTCTGTACTTCCGCTGGAACCGTCGCTCTGGCATCACTCTTTTCCAGCTTGAAGCTAGTGAAGATGGCTTGCGGCGAGTCTTGTACCTATACGCAGCGGTCCGTTGACAGGTGTTTGGAAGAAGGCATGCACGACGAAGCACGAAAGTTCGGTTGTATTATTTCTGGCACACAGTACGGACCCACAGGAAAGTGATCACAGTGATGACTGTTTGCGGGGATTTAATTGATTCTTTAGAAGGTGATCCTCCAGTAGGAAGGATTTGTGTACTaacagatgatgatgatgatgatgatcgagtGGTTAGCAAATACACAGATGTTCTACGCTTGGGGTTAATGAAGAGACAAAATAGGTTGCCTTTCCTGTACAGTACGTTACACATCCAGTGAAagaagaaatagagagagagagggagaaagagagagacagaggggGAGAAGATGTGAAAACAGAGTGAATGTAACAAAATGTACATGAGCTGCTCTAGACCGGTAGAACCTGCTTCCCCCAACTGACTTCATGCGACATGAAACTCACGTTATTGTACACCTCCATGACGTGGTTCTTCCGGGGACGTCCACGCTTACGATTGAATAGCGTTTTGCTCGAGCTGAACTGCAGGAAATTGGCCGTCTCTAGCAGCGCACGATCACGATCTGCCACACCGCCTACTATCGTATCGATCGAGCTGGATTGTTTCCCGTTCGCTGTGGTTGCTGAGGTCTGCGGTAGCACAGAGTCATCCTTTTTGAGCAACCGATAGTCAACGGTTGGATTGGACAGAAGTTTCGAACGTGGCGGTGTGCTGCTAAGTGCTTCCCTCTTCAGGTACATCGGAACATCGGCCGGTGATTCTACATGATTTGTCGCTTCCTGAGGCTTGTATTTCCGTTTCGCTGGCGGTGGCTTATCATGTCCACTGCTTTGAGCAGCAGTTGGTAGCTGGCTGTTGGCAAAATCCACCGCTGGTACACCCATAACAGCACCGTAAATTTGATGCAGGTAAGCCTCTTCAATGTTTCCCATCATCGAAAGATTTCGTAGCATTTCTACGTTTTCCGACGCGAAGATCTGCTCGTAGCTCATCTGCTGTAGCATCTGCAACCGCATCTGATACATCATCTGAAGTGGTAACGTACGGAACGTAATCTCAGCCATCACTGAGAGCAAATCCAGAAAAGGGTTTTTAACCACTGCTTCCTGACTTCTAGTGGTAGGTTCCGGTGATAACCGTGCTGTCACTTCTTCCCTTACTGGTGATCGCACTTCCGGCACCTCCGTCGATGACTGCTCTCCACCCGATCTGGCACCATCCGCGTCCGCTTTGCTTTGGTTAAACTTGGAAAGCAGATTGCGTGCCATCTGATACCGCCTGTAGTCCACCTCCGTGTCCATACGCTCGTGCTTGCGCTTGTGACTGAGCAGCTGCCCGCTCGAATGCAGCACGTAGTGGCAGTTTTCGTGCATACAGTGAATGTGATTGCACACGCGCGAAAACCGACAGTCCTTGTAGGTGCAGTCCTCCGTTTTAAGGAACTTTTTGTAACCATCCTTCAGCAGCATCTCATCCTTCAGGTGGtacgttttgtgtttttctgtgGAGAGATGAAAGGAAGATATTAGCATTGGTAATATTTACTTTAAACGAATGTTGTCTATTAAGTCTTACCCATATCGGCTTTGTTTTTGAAGGTATATTTGCAGTTCTCCCGCCGACAGTGGAAATGGGTCGTCCGCTGCGTACGGAACGCACAGTAGTCCGTGTTGCAGTCTTCCGTCGCCCGAAACCGTTGGAATCTAGGAccaaaacaagaaagaaaacgataaaaaagacTCCTTAACACCCTTCAAACAACCCTAAAACCCTCACCCATTCTTCACGATCGCCTCGTGCTTCCGGTGGTAGTTGGCATGCATCTGGACGTCGCTCGTGCTAATGTACACCTTATCACAGTTCTCGTGCACGCAGTGGTAGTGCGTGTGCTTGTGGTTATGCTGGCACGCCCCATACTGTATACTACAGTCGTCCGATGACGAGAAGCGGTAGAACCCGTACTTGAGCGACTCCTTCCTCTTCTTGTGCCACTTTAGATGGCGTATGATCTCGTACTTCTTGTACAGCACCTTCCCCCGACAGAACGTGTCGTGGCAGTGGAAGTGTTCGTGCAGGTTCTCGTACTGACACTTGTCGTGTTTGCACTCGTAACCGGAAGCGTATCGTTGAATGAGCCCATAATTATctgcggagagagagagagagaagcaacaacaaagcaaTCATTGAAGGTGGTTGTACAGGCGTTTGAAATGGTTTGTTGctaagcgcctaaatgtatgcaatgcgATCAACGTTGTGGATGATATCCCGAGTGGTGGAGTGTACCAGTAGAACCTCGTTATGAGATGtcgttttattaaaattttggTAATTATATATTTTGATCAAAAATGGCAGAATCATTCAATaatgtgtttttattgataaaaTTGGATAATTATATAAattgtatttaatttaattattattaaattaattagaGAGTCAGTTTTTGATTTCATCttaatttgttcatttttatAACCGATTGACATGTGTTCTTGCTTTGATCTTGGACAATCAATGCCACGAGAAtcaaaagctttaaaaaaaattggtgTTTATTCTCTATATGGTGCACAACAGCTCAACGCGCCCCTAGATCTCGATCCCCCACACAACAATTGAACGAAATGATGAATGGAACGGACCCGTCCAATCGACCGTAAGCCTAATAAGCTAAAGATTAGCCATCCCAAAACCCGACAACCATGTCCACAACCCAACTGTCGCGTTAcagtcaaataaaaataagagtgaaatttaaattgattacCGACGCCAACCCGCAAGTCTGATTCATGAAGTGATCTACTTCACACATTTAATCAACTGCCTGCCCTGCTTCATGTCGCGTGGTGGCACTTACTAAGCACATTTCTTATCATCAGTCCTCTAGCCGACCGAAGTGCCGACCAACCTTGCACCCACCAGTATGCCCTTTTTTGCACGCAACTAGCTCCCCTTCTTCCCATCCCCGTCCTTCGGCACCTACTAATACCCGACAATTCCACAACCAATCAGCATATCAGAATCTTGACATTACTTCCGCTCGAAACTCGAAAAACCGATCAACTAAAAACCTCAGACCCAagttcaacacacacacacccgaatAATGTGCGCCatacgaaaaaaaataataaccccCTGCTCAGGATTAAACCACCGCAGCGGCGCGGTTTGCCGCGCCATTTGAGCCGATTACGCTTGTTAATATTCCGAGCCGCGCAGTATTTCGGTATGCCCGGTTATGATTGGTAcagttcgtttttttattctctctctctctctctctctctttcttcacATCCGATCTTCGATTCGATTTCCACAAGTTCACATATTTCGattgtctgttttgttttattgacgTTTGTATGTTGCATTTGCTCAcacttgctgtgtgtgtgtttttttcttctcattttTAGTTTAATCATCATCTCGCACAAACCAATTGTGGTTCCCCCTGCTCCCTGCACTAACAGGCAGCGCGGTAGGCGCACGTGGTGTGAGCCACAGTTTAGCCAACTCATGCTCCGAGACCTGTCCGTGAAGGACGTAAAGGCACCAACAGAGTAacgtgcgtgcatgtgtgtgtgtgagagagaggggaaaagAGTAAAAATCTGTAataaaaacactaaacacaAGCTCCGAACCAAAATCCGAACACTCTAAATAACGTTTTACGAAAAGGAATGgtacaaaaaacaagaaacaatgCTACATTAACCATGATCTTGACTATCGGCCCCGGGTAAGTATAGCATGGTTTTGGTGGGATAGGAACGACCAAAACGGGGGAGAGATGAAGGTGGTCAAGTGATCGAAAAGAGAAAAACTAAATTTCGTCCGAAAACCAGTATTTTGATGAATACGTGAGGCGAAATCAATGCTAATGGTATGTCAGAATTTCGTCAGAGatgtggtaaaaaaaaacaaactcctcGCAACAAAATCCTGctcggcaaaaaaaaaccaccttCCATACCAGTTTGCTCGCCATTTCATtttggatttattttaattcatcTGAAATGTCGGGACGCTCTACGAAGCCAGGCTGTTGATcgctctagcagcagcagccaacgCGATCCTCCAGGAGCTTTCATAATCTTCACAAAATCGAATACCATGTTCCACatctcagtgtgtgtgtgtgtgttttctcgGTACTTTTGGGTGATTTCTGGTTGCTCTATCATCTAACTCTTTGCACCTTATCCCCTTCCTCTCCCATTTGCGGGCCGATCATGTATTAATTTATATGAATTTTTCTGTTAGCTCCCCCTGGGTGGGGTTGGCGCGCGCGGGTTCTGGATGTTTGAACGACCGAAAAGTGTGCCGAAATGGTAAAGCATTCCGGTGAGGGGAGCGCTTTTTTCTGCAGAATCTTTCTGCTGTACCAGTTCGTGCTGTCAATCCTGTCTTTGATGGGGCATGGCAAGTCACAGCCGAGAAGGATATGGAAACGGTCCGAATCAATGAACCGGCGAATGTGCGAAACATGCCGGCCTGACATATTATTGGCCGCAGAAAGAACGTAAAAGCAACCCAAAGCACTAGGTAGAAGGGTGTTTAAAGTACTGGACCATCGCCGTTACGGGTTAGACTGATTGGAGAGCAAGGATAAAGGACTGTCTTCTTAATTTAGTCAACACGGCCCCATGTTCTTATATGGGCATCGTCAATGGAACAGGTGGAACTTATTCAAGGATGAGCacaaatgaaaaatagatTTATAAAGCGCTAAGCTAATCATTTATGCTCTATGTGTTCGCTCCAAAAACCCTATTGTAATTAAGATACGATTTTGCTGTAAAATTCGCTCCAACAAACTACTGCTTCCATAGGAATAGTGTTTCACCTTTCAACAACCGGCCAAGAGGTCAACCCGGCCGCAGCATAATTATTCGGTTTTCGCGAAACCCCACCATCCATCGATAAGCATAAGCGGTGGATCGGGAAGACACGGGGAACCGCAAGTGCGAACCGCAACCAAACGGAGCCCACAAAATAACACAGATTAGACCAGTACCAATGCCATATTTGGCACACTCGCTCGATATTCAAAAACCGGGGGAGAGCTTCCCTCCAAAATTATACTgccatttatttcatttttttcgctcttcttGTAGCTCATCTTGAGCTTCTATTGGGAAGGAAAAGTTGCttggtttctttctttttttatgataaattatGTGTTTAGAAATATGCCAATGGTAACGAGGTAGCTTGAGGATCATCGCCGTACGCAATCCTGATCATTCCTCTGTTGGCCACCGGGTTTTGTAGGggtatgggtttttttttttttttgagaaatttGTAAGAAGAAGGCTCTAGTTGGACGTTCGGATGGTACGCTTTATCATCATTTTTGGTCTCCTTTTTTTGGCTACCCCGATTTATAACAATAAGCTTTAGTTGTTATTGTACGCAGCAATTGGGGGCGAGGACTTGAAGGGATTATTCGGTTGGTGAGGAGAGGAGtttctatttttgtgtgtctttatAAGCAGCAATTCCTGTTTTTTcttataaaataacaaaatgagATCTTAAATCGGCCAATTCAATTCTTCAATCTTCTCATTTGCTACTAATTAACACTAACAGTAATATGTTGTTGCTCTATAGAAAATAACGCTCCATCCATTCTAATTTGTACCCAAAAACACACCCTCAAACTCAAATAGAAAGCCCAAAGCATTGCCTTCGACAAAAGCAATAAATCCTCGGGatgaaataaagaaacaaaaaaaaaagcaagcgtCATCACTCTATTAAATCCAAGCTCAATTGACCTCATCATCGTGCCTTTATTCTACCCCATACTTTCTCACCTCTTTTATCCACATTCATTCGGTAGAACACTCTTCCAAACCGACACGCTCCAATCGAACCGAAAGGGGGCgaatcgtcatcgtcgtctcGATCGACACACTTGGGCACTTAGTGCCTTTGCTCTGGCCCTTGATTTGAATTTTAGGTGAAATGTaacgttttttcttcttctttgttgcTACCTTTAATCTAATATTCCGTAAAAGCAGAGATGAtgatcacaacaacaacagaacaTAAACGATCGATATACCCGGTCTTTTAAAAGGAATGATGTCCAGCGAACCACAAAAGGCAAAGGGTTTTCGGTAGAAgaattaacaacaacaaaacaacagtgcGTATGACGATTGAGGTTGGAAAAATTTGAATAGaaagatgaaaaaacaaaaacgactaCTACTAATACCAGTCAGCTTAACGCTGGTGAGTAGAAGAATTCCACCTTCCATCACACCACGAACGCAAATCATTcgttcgctgtgtgtgtgtttcttaaCATCAATcaattcattgttttcgtaTGATTCTTTATTATCTTCATCCAACCCGGGATGCAAGCAGAGTTCCCGGGCTTccgctctcttttttttttgggtgaatTTGAAAGAAGATTCTTAAGCGTTAAAGTCACAAACACTGTGACTCTCGCTCAATGATGCTTCGTTTATGATTTGTGGTTATGATTTGTATGCCGGTCTCTCaatggtaaaagtaaggctcagccctctacgctACATTGCAGAAGCTTTACATTCCTTAAAATATTCCCAAGCAGAaatttttattacagtttTGTCAACCACGCGCCCGATCAGTGTacataatttataaaaaaaaatattttaaaatgcgatgaaaaaaaagttaattgcTTTAAGATGAATTGATATCAACGAGATTAAattcttaaataaaaaattaaaaaaaaaacaaatttaatatgtTTCATTACTGCACTTTACTTTATGAAAAATAGTCTGAAAGTTGGATGTTCTTAAACACCCTTAAAGCTTTCAATAGGAATAACATTTCACAGTAGAAAATATCA
Proteins encoded:
- the LOC3292001 gene encoding uncharacterized protein LOC3292001; the protein is MMSPESNGEQELGSVYPVGGVKSSPSSVIQRIRFASVDEDATSHGSSEMGKVLNYSGSACAKFEEDEYDGVTALECTAGSDRSSSSCTTVMYGGVGDSGSKCGDSIDNNNSPLSGNNNSNNNNRNVSGASGSVGGGAIIHNNNNSLKTRLGEMDEAKFSEFSKFLADSEKDESMATILELLHDNYGLIQRYASGYECKHDKCQYENLHEHFHCHDTFCRGKVLYKKYEIIRHLKWHKKRKESLKYGFYRFSSSDDCSIQYGACQHNHKHTHYHCVHENCDKVYISTSDVQMHANYHRKHEAIVKNGFQRFRATEDCNTDYCAFRTQRTTHFHCRRENCKYTFKNKADMEKHKTYHLKDEMLLKDGYKKFLKTEDCTYKDCRFSRVCNHIHCMHENCHYVLHSSGQLLSHKRKHERMDTEVDYRRYQMARNLLSKFNQSKADADGARSGGEQSSTEVPEVRSPVREEVTARLSPEPTTRSQEAVVKNPFLDLLSVMAEITFRTLPLQMMYQMRLQMLQQMSYEQIFASENVEMLRNLSMMGNIEEAYLHQIYGAVMGVPAVDFANSQLPTAAQSSGHDKPPPAKRKYKPQEATNHVESPADVPMYLKREALSSTPPRSKLLSNPTVDYRLLKKDDSVLPQTSATTANGKQSSSIDTIVGGVADRDRALLETANFLQFSSSKTLFNRKRGRPRKNHVMEVYNNVQDSPQAIFTSFKLEKSDARATVPAEVQTHGVPGTTVAEMERNGGLETGRTGPSAGGIAPKTHPQQYVGAGGSSFLGAAHLSGLDSASIFGNFSQLLERHMREVNQEPSMMQNAELNPPEKSRNHLKCVVCQKLFETFADIKNHECRGDRAALEKPLLAFPPALHTGQPALLDYRSQSAFPGPEPPPEGSSSSARIGGVGSSSMITAGAALQQSRDSVSLVKTAGTFFPDVNANKLKYA